One stretch of Arthrobacter polaris DNA includes these proteins:
- a CDS encoding sugar isomerase domain-containing protein, with amino-acid sequence MTISDSMTAFSLEVSARLDAITAWAVGGGIGEAANALADALASGGVIQAFGTGHSEAFAMEIAGRAGGLIPTSKIALRDLVLHGDRDVSVLDSLEGSVLERDTGVAQELFNLSLIDPRDIFIIASNSGVNGSVVGLALAAKERGHRVIAVTSFEHTNAVETKHPSGMRLSEVADIVIDNRAPYGDTTLEVSGGGGVGAVSSITGAYIAQLLTIETVQCLARAGKEPPIYISANIPGGDEHNTALVGRYVGRLRREA; translated from the coding sequence ATGACAATTTCTGATTCCATGACGGCCTTTAGTCTGGAGGTTTCGGCCAGGCTTGATGCCATTACGGCTTGGGCAGTTGGCGGCGGCATTGGTGAGGCTGCCAACGCCTTAGCGGACGCTCTTGCCAGTGGNGGTGTCATCCAGGCGTTTGGCACTGGTCACTCCGAGGCTTTTGCCATGGAGATTGCCGGCCGTGCCGGCGGGTTGATCCCCACAAGCAAAATCGCCTTGCGGGATCTGGTGCTTCATGGTGATCGGGACGTTTCAGTGCTGGATTCCCTCGAAGGCTCCGTGCTGGAGCGCGACACCGGTGTTGCGCAGGAGCTNTTCAATCTCTCGCTGATTGATCCGCGCGACATCTTCATCATTGCGTCAAATTCTGGCGTGAATGGTTCGGTTGTTGGCCTGGCGCTTGCGGCTAAGGAGCGCGGTCATAGAGTAATTGCCGTCACAAGCTTCGAGCATACTAACGCTGTCGAAACAAAACACCCCAGTGGGATGCGACTCAGTGAGGTTGCGGATATTGTTATCGATAACAGGGCGCCTTATGGGGATACGACCCTGGAAGTTTCCGGCGGNGGAGGTGTTGGTGCTGTCTCATCGATCACGGGCGCATACATTGCGCAACTGCTCACCATTGAAACAGTTCAATGCCTTGCCCGTGCNGGGAAGGAACCGCCCATCTATATTTCGGCAAATATTCCGGGCGGAGACGAACACAACACAGCACTGGTGGGCCGGTATGTTGGCCGGCTCAGGCGTGAGGCATGA
- a CDS encoding MATE family efflux transporter, translating to MPKTVTSSDASVANRRSTARAIRSLAIPAFGALIAEPVFLLADSAIVGHLGVPQLAGVGLAAAVLTTIVGLMVFLAYSTTPAVARLLGAGRHAQALAVGRDGLWLAGILGLLLAGAGILTGGRLLQAMGAQGAVFGYAHEYFMISLAGIPAMLLVMAAMGVLRGLQDTKTPLLVATAGFAVNIVMNLVFVYGFKMSVGGAALGTVIAQWGMAAVYLVIVLRAARRYDVGLRPDWAGVRMVSRVGSWLMLRTLSLRAAILVTVVVVTAQGPTNLAAHQLAMTLFTFLAFALDALAIAAQALIGKELGAGNISEVRALTGTMTRWGLGFGVLTGLALAGASGAIGWIFTTDPGVHMALTAALLVMAAGQPLAGYVFVLDGVLIGAGDARYLALAGMANLVLYLPLLYWVAQSNLGDTAFGLFWVWAAFSVGYXGARGLTLGLRARTGRWMQVG from the coding sequence ATGCCTAAGACAGTGACATCTAGCGACGCTTCTGTAGCCAACCGCCGGTCAACCGCGAGGGCGATTCGCTCTCTTGCCATACCGGCTTTTGGGGCGCTCATTGCTGAACCGGTGTTTCTCTTGGCTGACTCGGCGATTGTGGGACACTTGGGTGTTCCGCAGCTTGCTGGCGTGGGCTTGGCAGCTGCAGTGCTGACGACCATTGTTGGACTTATGGTGTTCTTGGCATACTCCACCACTCCTGCCGTGGCGCGGCTCTTGGGTGCAGGGCGGCATGCACAGGCACTCGCGGTGGGACGTGATGGCCTGTGGCTGGCTGGAATCTTAGGGCTTTTGCTTGCTGGAGCGGGCATATTGACCGGTGGCAGACTCCTCCAGGCGATGGGCGCCCAAGGTGCAGTCTTTGGTTACGCGCACGAGTACTTCATGATCAGCCTCGCAGGNATACCCGCCATGCTTCTGGTCATGGCAGCCATGGGTGTGTTGCGTGGCTTGCAGGATACCAAGACCCCTCTNTTAGTTGCCACAGCCGGGTTCGCAGTCAACATCGTCATGAACTTGGTGTTTGTCTACGGGTTCAAAATGTCAGTTGGTGGTGCAGCCTTGGGCACCGTGATCGCCCAGTGGGGTATGGCCGCTGTGTATCTGGTCATTGTTCTCCGGGCAGCCCGCCGCTACGACGTTGGTCTCCGTCCGGATTGGGCTGGCGTTCGAATGGTGTCGCGGGTGGGTAGTTGGCTCATGCTGCGGACCTTGTCGCTCCGGGCGGCCATCCTTGTCACCGTGGTAGTGGTGACTGCCCAAGGACCAACCAACCTTGCCGCCCACCAGCTGGCCATGACCCTGTTCACATTTCTCGCGTTCGCTCTTGATGCTTTGGCTATTGCCGCGCAGGCCCTGATTGGCAAGGAACTTGGTGCAGGAAATATTTCTGAAGTGCGTGCGTTGACAGGGACAATGACCAGGTGGGGACTTGGTTTTGGAGTTCTGACAGGGCTAGCTCTAGCTGGTGCCTCCGGCGCCATTGGCTGGATCTTCACTACTGACCCGGGCGTTCACATGGCCCTGACGGCGGCGCTGCTGGTCATGGCCGCGGGGCAGCCGCTCGCCGGTTACGTCTTTGTGCTCGACGGCGTCCTGATCGGCGCCGGTGATGCTCGCTACCTGGCGTTGGCGGGCATGGCCAATTTAGTGCTCTATCTTCCGTTGCTCTACTGGGTTGCCCAATCCAACCTTGGTGACACCGCCTTCGGGCTCTTTTGGGTCTGGGCGGCGTTTAGTGTGGGTTATATNGGGGCCCGCGGTCTCACCCTAGGATTGCGTGCCCGCACGGGTCGGTGGATGCAGGTCGGGTGA
- a CDS encoding MurR/RpiR family transcriptional regulator, producing MSAFTPTPAVVAAAGVVNRIQAKLPDMPAAMAKIGAFLXEQPQAPLELSIMELAEQTKTSPATVTRFCRLLGYAGYVPFRVSIASDLGRSDARESWKADIGRAFGPDDSPRDVLSTLVNAHTRSLEETAAVMDLALMNKIARRIAMSAHVDIYGIGGSAVMAKELQSRLYRIGINAHHWSEVHAGLTSAAIQDSNSVAIGISNTGRTEETLQMLREAGEAGALTVALSNNPGSPLAESADASIVTSVHEQFLQPDDLSAKHVQLLVLDLIYLLVAQVNFAQTTSKLAASAMAVSPHRRPTRAARLEAGLLRGQRNSGRRDDNF from the coding sequence ATGTCAGCCTTCACGCCCACTCCCGCAGTTGTAGCAGCTGCTGGTGTCGTGAACCGCATTCAGGCCAAGCTACCTGATATGCCTGCTGCCATGGCTAAAATCGGTGCCTTTCTNTTNGAGCAACCACAAGCTCCCTTGGAGCTGTCCATTATGGAGCTGGCAGAACAGACCAAAACTTCTCCTGCCACTGTGACGCGTTTCTGCCGGTTGCTTGGCTATGCCGGTTATGTCCCGTTCCGGGTCAGCATTGCATCCGATCTGGGACGCAGTGACGCTCGGGAATCGTGGAAAGCTGACATTGGCAGGGCGTTTGGCCCTGATGATTCCCCGCGCGATGTACTTAGTACCCTGGTCAATGCCCATACGCGTTCGCTGGAAGAAACAGCAGCCGTCATGGACCTAGCGTTGATGAATAAGATTGCCCGCCGCATTGCAATGAGCGCTCATGTGGACATTTACGGGATTGGCGGCAGTGCCGTCATGGCCAAGGAGCTGCAATCACGGTTGTACAGGATTGGCATTAATGCTCACCACTGGTCTGAGGTTCACGCTGGACTAACAAGTGCCGCTATACAGGACTCAAATTCAGTGGCCATAGGTATTTCCAATACCGGGCGCACCGAAGAAACCCTTCAAATGCTACGTGAGGCTGGCGAGGCGGGTGCCTTGACCGTGGCGTTGAGCAACAACCCAGGGTCGCCCTTGGCTGAAAGTGCTGATGCGTCCATCGTTACTTCCGTCCACGAGCAATTCCTGCAGCCCGATGACCTCTCCGCTAAGCATGTGCAACTGCTGGTCTTGGATCTTATCTATTTGCTGGTGGCACAAGTGAACTTTGCCCAAACCACCTCAAAGCTTGCAGCTTCTGCCATGGCTGTTTCACCGCACCGGCGCCCCACCAGGGCTGCTCGTCTTGAAGCGGGCTTGCTTAGAGGGCAGCGCAACAGTGGAAGGCGTGATGACAATTTCTGA
- a CDS encoding DUF4194 domain-containing protein yields the protein MSASSQPPASNTERTLFLGDTGSFPLELRQALVRLLRGPYIDGTTDPALWTTILTHSVSLQQYLSEIFLLLSIDSERKIALLAPASIDAVHTQPIVARKPLRREETLLALRLRVLLDRHAGTGTDVSISRAGAREILAEHRQPGTVDDKRLDEQTDGALARLLSLKLILPTELFGEYRVSNALALALPFESIEQIPAYLAALDKAAPTESLDFDANDEPTQEIFS from the coding sequence ATGAGTGCTAGCTCCCAGCCACCAGCAAGTAATACTGAGCGGACCCTGTTTCTAGGTGACACCGGCTCCTTCCCGCTTGAACTGCGCCAGGCCCTTGTACGGCTGTTGCGTGGGCCTTACATCGACGGCACCACCGATCCTGCCCTGTGGACAACCATTTTGACCCACTCGGTGTCGTTACAGCAGTACTTGAGCGAAATTTTTCTATTGCTCAGTATTGATTCTGAACGGAAGATTGCGCTCCTGGCTCCTGCCAGCATCGATGCAGTACACACCCAGCCCATCGTGGCCAGGAAGCCGCTGCGCCGGGAGGAGACGCTGCTTGCCCTTCGCCTGCGGGTGTTACTGGATAGGCATGCCGGGACCGGCACCGATGTCAGTATTTCTCGGGCCGGTGCACGCGAAATTTTGGCCGAACACCGCCAGCCAGGAACCGTCGATGACAAACGTCTTGACGAACAGACCGATGGCGCACTGGCTAGGCTGCTGAGCCTGAAGCTGATTTTGCCCACCGAGCTTTTCGGTGAGTACAGAGTCAGCAACGCCCTTGCCCTAGCACTACCCTTCGAGTCGATCGAGCAAATACCGGCGTACTTGGCAGCCCTGGATAAGGCCGCTCCCACCGAATCCTTGGACTTCGACGCCAACGACGAACCAACGCAGGAGATTTTCTCGTGA
- a CDS encoding DUF3375 domain-containing protein, producing MRTTDNAVAQWHAQXQLRHSPAWKLLQGAPWTVAFLRAEFTATKQRVPLEEFHGDLADFMKELRGENLSLNEAWQASHYADSWVRSQFLARPMVDGKFFYEPTATTARVLAFVDTLTGSRTNLNSSRLSTLLTSIETLSRQSDPNPESRIAALEAEIAERENEIIVLKXGANPAVLSDDSAVAAARSVLDLAASLPADFKRMRDGVEVMLHSIRTEIMESSVTKGVAVGQVLAGDKALRSTAEGETFQGFTEFLNDPXQQARFRQSVNEVLERDFTNQLSSEERGNLASLLREMRRQAADVHVIYGRLSESLHAYVQSAEFKESVLLRKAIHAAEQAVATATLGSRSGVVEPLLYSPDFETLAGLGIFNPEDHVPPPKLAAPPALSGADIHRTPSXPAPDMATLHAAVERARETRNGSATLADVYSSLPVELHHINTIRGLILAARGSGNSIDTERTQTVTFTQIDGSTRTANVPLFTFIKDSSL from the coding sequence ATGCGCACCACAGACAACGCCGTTGCGCAGTGGCATGCGCAANAACAGCTCCGGCATAGTCCAGCTTGGAAACTGTTGCAGGGCGCACCTTGGACGGTTGCTTTCTTGCGTGCGGAATTCACGGCCACCAAGCAACGGGTGCCCTTAGAAGAGTTCCACGGAGATCTGGCGGACTTCATGAAGGAACTCCGCGGAGAAAACCTCAGCCTCAATGAGGCTTGGCAGGCTTCCCACTACGCCGATTCTTGGGTGCGCAGCCAATTCCTGGCCCGCCCCATGGTTGATGGCAAGTTCTTCTACGAACCAACAGCCACAACTGCGCGGGTACTAGCGTTCGTTGACACGCTCACGGGCAGCCGCACCAACCTCAACAGTTCACGCCTGAGCACTCTGCTGACAAGCATTGAAACGTTGTCCCGGCAAAGCGACCCCAACCCGGAATCTCGGATCGCTGCCCTTGAAGCCGAGATCGCCGAGCGCGAAAATGAGATTATCGTACTGAAANACGGCGCCAACCCGGCCGTGCTCTCGGATGACTCTGCTGTTGCCGCCGCCCGCAGCGTATTGGACCTGGCCGCCAGTCTGCCAGCAGACTTCAAACGGATGCGCGACGGCGTGGAGGTCATGTTGCACTCGATTCGTACGGAAATCATGGAATCCTCCGTGACCAAGGGCGTTGCCGTGGGCCAAGTGCTCGCTGGAGATAAGGCCCTGCGCAGCACAGCTGAGGGCGAAACCTTCCAGGGCTTCACCGAGTTCCTCAACGACCCTCNNCAGCAGGCGCGTTTCAGGCAATCCGTCAACGAGGTGCTCGAACGAGATTTCACTAACCAGCTCAGTTCTGAAGAGCGCGGAAACCTGGCCTCACTGCTGCGTGAGATGCGCCGCCAGGCAGCTGATGTACACGTCATTTACGGTCGCCTGTCCGAGAGCTTGCACGCCTACGTCCAGTCCGCCGAGTTCAAGGAATCGGTGTTGCTGCGTAAAGCCATCCACGCCGCCGAACAGGCTGTGGCCACGGCCACTCTTGGTTCACGCAGTGGCGTTGTTGAACCGCTGCTGTACTCCCCTGACTTTGAAACACTTGCCGGACTGGGCATTTTCAATCCGGAAGATCATGTGCCCCCACCCAAGCTGGCAGCTCCTCCGGCACTCAGCGGCGCCGACATTCACCGCACCCCGTCANCGCCAGCACCTGACATGGCTACTCTGCATGCAGCCGTGGAACGGGCACGAGAAACTCGCAACGGTTCAGCCACCCTGGCCGATGTTTATTCATCCCTGCCAGTGGAACTCCACCACATCAACACCATTCGTGGCCTCATCCTTGCCGCCCGCGGTTCCGGGAACAGTATTGATACAGAACGTACGCAGACAGTGACGTTCACCCAGATCGACGGCAGTACTCGCACAGCCAACGTCCCGTTGTTCACCTTCATTAAGGACTCCTCGTTATGA
- a CDS encoding BadF/BadG/BcrA/BcrD ATPase family protein, with the protein MKTIITADVSQVTTRHRMITMLNFLAIDAGGTSTRAVFLNSSGRCLGYGTAGGGNXVSRGLEPALDSLMEASIKAHIDAPRXVSEVLVAMAGASLELPAHLFRDRFVTIGLTGQVMIESDLLAAXYSGTYHDDGRALIAGTGAVGARIKKSQLVAVADGTGWLLGDTGSGFWLGREVARAVAAALDGRGQATVLTEMVLAELGIALDPDARTQGRLRAQQQLILKVYERNAIDLSRFAPMVFAASEDTVAQDIVERAATALAHTLLAVCPVKGAGTESQRVAEQPLVXGGSVLTKGGTVASAVVDHLSAKTKAAITPVLVEDGVVXAAVMVLKRHGIAVDATVFARIRESLAALRD; encoded by the coding sequence ATGAAAACTATTATCACCGCTGATGTAAGTCAAGTCACAACCAGACACAGAATGATAACGATGCTTAATTTTCTTGCAATTGATGCCGGCGGCACCTCCACCCGCGCGGTATTTCTCAACTCTTCAGGGCGCTGCTTAGGGTACGGCACAGCGGGTGGCGGAAACNCGGTCTCGCGCGGCCTAGAGCCCGCTTTGGACTCGTTAATGGAGGCGTCAATCAAGGCGCACATAGATGCCCCGCGCNAGGTATCCGAGGTCCTTGTGGCGATGGCCGGAGCATCGCTTGAATTACCAGCACATTTGTTCCGCGACAGGTTCGTTACGATCGGCCTCACCGGACAGGTAATGATTGAATCTGACTTATTGGCCGCTNTTTACTCCGGAACTTATCACGATGATGGCCGCGCCCTGATAGCTGGAACCGGCGCCGTGGGTGCCCGTATCAAGAAAAGTCAGCTGGTGGCCGTAGCCGATGGCACGGGCTGGCTGCTCGGAGACACAGGGTCAGGATTCTGGCTGGGCCGCGAAGTGGCACGGGCTGTAGCGGCGGCCCTTGACGGGCGCGGCCAGGCAACTGTCCTCACCGAGATGGTTCTCGCCGAGCTGGGCATAGCACTGGACCCCGATGCACGCACTCAGGGGCGCCTTCGTGCCCAGCAACAGCTAATACTCAAGGTGTATGAGCGCAATGCCATCGACCTCTCCCGGTTTGCCCCGATGGTATTTGCCGCAAGTGAGGACACCGTGGCTCAAGACATCGTAGAACGCGCAGCCACAGCTTTGGCGCATACGCTGCTTGCCGTCTGCCCCGTGAAAGGGGCCGGAACCGAGTCACAGCGGGTTGCTGAGCAGCCGCTAGTTNTTGGCGGGAGTGTACTGACCAAGGGAGGTACCGTGGCCTCGGCAGTCGTGGACCACTTGAGCGCTAAAACCAAGGCAGCGATCACCCCAGTGTTGGTGGAGGACGGAGTGGTGNGGGCAGCAGTGATGGTACTCAAACGTCATGGCATTGCGGTGGACGCCACCGTATTTGCCCGCATCCGCGAGAGCCTGGCTGCACTCCGGGACTAG
- the dnaB gene encoding replicative DNA helicase encodes MSAQARESGTSSREPDFARTPPQDLVAEQSVLGGMMLSKDAIADVVEVLRGNDFYRPSHESIYESILDLYGRGEPADAVTVADELTKRGEITKIGGAAYLHQLIQSVPTAANAGFYAEIVSERAVLRRLVTAGTKIVQMGYAQDGEVEDVVNAAQAEIFAVAERRSTEDYVLLKDVMESTVDEIEASGHKTEGMTGVPTGFYEFDELTNGLHPGQMIVIAARPAVGKSTFALDWARSAAIDHNMATVVFSLEMGRNEIAMRLLSAEATISLQDLRKGTVKDDQWSKIATTMGKMNEAPLFIDDSPNMSLMEIRAKCRRLKQQHDLKLVILDYLQLMSSGKRVESRQQEVSEFSRALKLLAKELQVPVVALSQLNRGSEQRTDXKPMVSDLRESGSIEQDADMVILLHREDIYDKESARAGEADVIVAKHRNGPTKTIVLGFQGHYSRFANMASEGGGGY; translated from the coding sequence ATGTCGGCTCAAGCCAGAGAATCAGGGACTTCCTCCCGCGAACCAGACTTCGCCAGGACCCCGCCACAGGATTTAGTGGCCGAACAAAGTGTCTTGGGTGGCATGATGCTCTCCAAGGACGCCATTGCGGATGTGGTTGAAGTCCTGCGCGGCAATGATTTCTACCGGCCCTCTCACGAGAGCATTTATGAATCCATCCTGGACCTCTATGGGCGCGGTGAGCCTGCTGATGCCGTGACAGTGGCCGATGAGTTGACTAAACGCGGCGAGATTACCAAAATTGGTGGCGCCGCTTATCTGCACCAGTTGATCCAATCGGTACCGACGGCAGCCAACGCCGGTTTCTACGCAGAAATTGTCTCTGAGCGAGCAGTTTTGCGCAGGTTGGTCACTGCTGGAACAAAAATCGTCCAAATGGGTTACGCCCAGGACGGTGAAGTGGAGGACGTTGTCAACGCAGCGCAGGCTGAAATATTCGCTGTAGCTGAACGACGCAGCACAGAAGACTATGTCCTGCTCAAAGACGTCATGGAATCCACTGTGGATGAAATTGAGGCGTCGGGGCATAAGACTGAAGGCATGACCGGTGTGCCCACAGGNTTTTATGAATTTGATGAATTGACCAATGGTCTGCACCCTGGGCAGATGATTGTCATTGCTGCACGGCCGGCTGTTGGAAAATCAACGTTTGCACTTGACTGGGCACGGTCAGCAGCAATCGACCACAACATGGCCACGGTGGTTTTCTCCTTGGAAATGGGGCGCAATGAAATTGCTATGCGTCTACTGTCTGCCGAGGCCACTATCAGCCTCCAGGACCTCCGCAAGGGAACCGTCAAGGATGACCAGTGGTCNAAAATTGCCACCACAATGGGCAAGATGAACGAAGCTCCACTGTTTATTGATGATTCNCCCAACATGTCCTTGATGGAAATTCGGGCCAAGTGCCGTCGTCTTAAACAGCAGCATGACTTGAAGCTGGTCATTTTGGACTACCTGCAGCTCATGTCTTCGGGCAAGCGCGTGGAGTCACGTCAGCAAGAAGTCTCCGAGTTCTCTCGTGCTTTGAAACTACTGGCGAAGGAACTGCAGGTGCCGGTGGTGGCGCTGTCACAGCTGAACCGTGGATCCGAGCAGCGCACGGACAANAAGCCCATGGTTTCTGACCTGCGCGAGTCAGGTTCCATTGAGCAGGATGCGGACATGGTGATCTTGTTACACCGCGAGGACATCTATGACAAGGAATCGGCCCGCGCAGGCGAGGCAGATGTGATTGTTGCCAAACACCGTAATGGTCCGACCAAGACGATCGTGCTGGGCTTCCAAGGCCACTACTCACGCTTTGCCAACATGGCCAGCGAAGGTGGCGGAGGTTACTAA
- the rpsF gene encoding 30S ribosomal protein S6, whose product MRPYELMVIIDPDVDERTVEPSLQKFLNVITNDGGTIEKVDIWGRRRLAYDIQKKSEGIYAVVNFTAGPATAQELDRVLGLNETILRTKITRPEEQKVVAE is encoded by the coding sequence ATGCGTCCTTACGAACTGATGGTAATCATCGACCCCGATGTTGATGAGCGTACCGTTGAGCCGTCGCTTCAGAAGTTCCTCAATGTCATCACCAACGATGGTGGAACCATCGAAAAGGTTGACATCTGGGGCCGTCGTCGCTTGGCTTACGACATCCAGAAGAAGTCTGAAGGTATCTACGCCGTAGTGAATTTCACTGCTGGCCCCGCTACCGCTCAGGAACTTGACCGCGTGCTTGGCCTCAACGAGACCATCCTGCGCACCAAGATCACCCGTCCGGAAGAGCAGAAGGTTGTTGCCGAGTAA
- the rplI gene encoding 50S ribosomal protein L9, with protein sequence MAKLILTHEVSGLGAAGDIVEVKNGYARNFLLPRGFALTWSKGGEKQVEAIKAARLAHAHASIEAAQERATALAAHPVVLKVKAGDSGRLFGTVKADDVAKAVAAAGLGTIDKRKVELPAHIKSVGKHTANIRLHDDVSAVIILNVVAG encoded by the coding sequence ATGGCAAAGCTCATTTTGACCCACGAAGTAAGCGGCCTCGGTGCCGCTGGTGACATCGTTGAGGTAAAGAACGGTTACGCACGTAACTTCCTTCTGCCNCGCGGCTTCGCTCTCACTTGGTCCAAGGGTGGCGAGAAGCAGGTTGAAGCCATCAAGGCTGCCCGCCTCGCCCACGCGCACGCTTCAATTGAAGCTGCACAGGAGCGGGCAACTGCTCTGGCTGCCCACCCCGTTGTTCTGAAGGTCAAGGCAGGCGACTCAGGTCGTTTGTTCGGTACCGTCAAGGCTGACGACGTTGCAAAGGCTGTTGCTGCTGCAGGTCTGGGAACCATTGATAAGCGCAAGGTTGAACTGCCCGCCCACATCAAGTCGGTCGGTAAGCACACTGCAAACATCCGTCTCCACGACGATGTTTCTGCTGTCATCATCTTGAACGTTGTAGCAGGCTAA
- a CDS encoding single-stranded DNA-binding protein: MAGETTITVVGNLTGDPELRFTPSGSAVANFTIASTPRTLDRQSNEWKDGETLFLRASIWREAAENVAESLTKGMRVIVSGRLKSRTYDTKEGEKRTVMELEVDEIGPSLRYANAKVNRTQRSGGQGGNNFGGGNNGQSGNFGGGNAGGGQGGFGGSNQGGGNAPWGGGQQQQSQSAPAADPWATPGGTTGGWGAGPDNSEPXF, encoded by the coding sequence ATGGCAGGCGAAACCACTATTACGGTCGTTGGTAACCTCACCGGTGACCCGGAACTTCGGTTTACCCCGAGCGGTTCAGCAGTAGCGAACTTCACCATTGCGTCGACTCCGCGGACCTTGGACCGCCAGTCAAACGAGTGGAAAGATGGCGAAACGCTGTTCTTGCGCGCGTCGATCTGGCGTGAAGCGGCCGAAAACGTTGCCGAGTCCCTGACAAAGGGCATGCGCGTAATTGTTTCAGGCCGGCTGAAGTCGCGGACCTATGACACCAAAGAAGGCGAAAAGCGCACCGTTATGGAGCTTGAGGTCGACGAGATCGGNCCCTCGCTGCGTTACGCCAACGCCAAGGTTAACCGCACCCAACGCTCCGGCGGCCAGGGTGGGAACAACTTCGGTGGCGGCAATAACGGCCAAAGCGGAAACTTCGGCGGCGGAAACGCTGGCGGAGGACAAGGCGGCTTTGGCGGCTCCAACCAAGGCGGCGGCAACGCACCTTGGGGCGGCGGCCAGCAACAGCAGTCACAATCCGCACCAGCGGCAGATCCCTGGGCAACGCCCGGTGGCACTACCGGTGGCTGGGGCGCAGGCCCGGATAACTCCGAGCCNNCCTTCTAA
- the rpsR gene encoding 30S ribosomal protein S18 → MAKAELRKPKPKSNPLKAADITVIDYKDVALLRKFISDRGKIRARRVTGVTVQEQRKIAQAIKNAREVALLPYSGAGRG, encoded by the coding sequence ATGGCTAAGGCTGAACTCCGTAAGCCCAAACCAAAGTCCAATCCCTTGAAGGCCGCTGACATCACTGTCATCGACTACAAGGACGTAGCATTGCTGCGCAAATTCATCTCTGATCGCGGAAAGATCCGTGCGCGCCGCGTCACGGGTGTCACCGTTCAGGAGCAGCGCAAGATCGCTCAGGCAATCAAGAATGCCCGCGAAGTTGCCTTGCTGCCCTACTCCGGCGCTGGCCGCGGTTAA